In Methanofollis fontis, the following proteins share a genomic window:
- a CDS encoding DUF4430 domain-containing protein: MRRILTLLCLLLAAACSMPAAALSMDVSGNTAGSPVVVTCDGEAFIIFQENGGTPVFAQGTTVRYVPQTTGTLSIVASAGNESATGSVTISSSGSGGGSSGDGDDDDDDTYQSVTLTAGNFSLTSANSGTTYTVNRRTALGALDASGAAYAIDDTWYDQYGTLYVTAVNGRTNDGARGWMFQVNGVSPSVGANVKGVQDGDRVVFYWSESMSSTPETSEEVIRLQVVYGSSSDENDETSTTNDENTFGQANEPEIPVGLPAGTTISIVGGKTRIAVDLSADHDGEQVIVRGDRIIIYRPGMSMTVMTEDITERDGIASGFIRSVEVDLDPAGGEIPGVGPVRTTASLILAGMPADARLTVTYTDDLTPGERSALDLAAREEKMGIEAFAYAADIETNGFEAEEIQGATIRLYVSPEWVNAHGGATAIRIADITADGTVTILQTSLVGVDDDGDLIFEADSPDGLSRFALVALGEGGTVATTTTAGMTTAPASAPETTPPAQAPIGEATVIAAALIGAGAHLIRRQEG; encoded by the coding sequence ATGCGTCGTATCCTGACGCTGCTCTGCCTGCTGCTCGCCGCCGCCTGCAGCATGCCGGCGGCAGCGCTGAGCATGGATGTCTCGGGAAACACTGCCGGTTCCCCGGTGGTGGTCACCTGCGACGGGGAGGCATTCATCATCTTTCAGGAGAATGGCGGCACCCCGGTGTTCGCACAGGGCACAACCGTCAGGTACGTCCCGCAGACCACCGGCACCCTCTCGATTGTGGCGAGTGCCGGGAACGAATCGGCAACCGGGAGCGTCACTATCTCATCGAGCGGCAGCGGCGGCGGTAGCAGCGGCGACGGAGACGACGATGACGACGACACCTACCAGTCTGTGACCCTCACGGCAGGCAACTTCAGCCTCACCTCCGCCAACAGCGGCACCACCTACACGGTGAACCGCCGCACCGCACTGGGCGCACTCGACGCATCCGGAGCGGCATATGCAATCGATGACACCTGGTATGACCAGTACGGCACCCTCTACGTCACTGCCGTCAATGGACGGACAAATGATGGAGCCAGGGGCTGGATGTTCCAGGTCAACGGCGTCTCCCCATCAGTCGGCGCCAATGTAAAGGGAGTGCAGGACGGCGACCGGGTTGTCTTCTACTGGAGTGAGAGCATGTCCTCCACCCCTGAGACCTCCGAAGAGGTGATCAGGCTGCAGGTCGTCTATGGCAGCAGTTCGGACGAGAATGATGAAACAAGCACGACCAACGATGAAAATACCTTTGGTCAGGCCAATGAACCCGAAATTCCGGTCGGTCTGCCTGCAGGCACCACCATCTCGATCGTGGGCGGAAAGACCAGAATCGCGGTGGACCTGAGCGCCGACCACGACGGGGAGCAGGTCATCGTCAGGGGCGACCGCATCATCATCTACCGTCCGGGCATGTCCATGACCGTCATGACCGAGGACATCACCGAACGTGACGGCATCGCCTCCGGGTTCATCAGGAGCGTAGAGGTTGACCTGGACCCGGCAGGCGGCGAAATCCCGGGGGTAGGTCCTGTACGGACGACCGCCTCCCTGATACTCGCAGGCATGCCTGCCGATGCCCGGTTGACCGTCACCTATACAGACGACCTCACCCCCGGCGAACGCTCCGCCCTTGACCTGGCGGCAAGAGAAGAGAAAATGGGCATTGAGGCATTCGCGTATGCCGCCGATATCGAAACAAACGGATTTGAGGCGGAAGAGATCCAGGGCGCCACGATCAGGCTGTATGTGAGTCCAGAATGGGTGAACGCACATGGCGGTGCCACTGCGATCCGCATCGCCGACATCACAGCGGACGGGACGGTCACCATCCTCCAGACCTCCCTTGTCGGTGTGGACGACGACGGCGACCTGATCTTCGAGGCGGATTCCCCGGACGGACTCTCCAGATTCGCCCTCGTCGCCCTCGGAGAGGGGGGGACAGTGGCGACAACGACCACCGCAGGCATGACCACCGCACCGGCGTCCGCACCTGAAACGACACCCCCGGCGCAGGCACCGATCGGCGAGGCGACGGTGATCGCCGCTGCCCTTATCGGAGCAGGCGCCCACCTGATCAGGAGACAGGAGGGATGA